One Lycium barbarum isolate Lr01 chromosome 5, ASM1917538v2, whole genome shotgun sequence genomic window carries:
- the LOC132642046 gene encoding extracellular ribonuclease LE: MASNSATCLFLIFFIVTQCLSVLNAAEDFDFFYFVQQWPGSYCDTKQSCCYPTTGKPAAEFGIHGLWPNNNDGTYPSNCDPNSPYDQSQIRDLISRMQQNWPTLACPSGTGSTFWSHEWEKHGTCAESVFTNQHGYFKKALDLKNQIDLLSILQGAEIHPDGGSYSLDDIKSAIKSAIGYTPGIQCNIDESGNSQLYQVYICVDGSGSNLIECPVYPRGKCDSSIEFPTF; the protein is encoded by the exons atggctTCAAATTCAGCCACTtgtcttttcttgattttcttcatTGTTACTCAGTGTCTATCAGTCCTTAATGCTGCTGAAGATTTCGATTTTTTCTACTTTGTTCAACAG tGGCCAGGATCATACTGTGATACTAAACAAAGTTGTTGCTACCCCACAACTGGAAAACCAGCAGCAGAGTTTGGAATCCATGGACTTTGGCCTAATAACAATGATGGCACTTACCCATCAAACTGTGATCCAAACAGTCCTTATGATCAATCTCAG ATTCGTGACTTAATCAGCAGAATGCAACAAAATTGGCCAACTCTGGCATGCCCAAGTGGTACTGGCTCAACGTTTTGGTCACATGAATGGGAAAAACATGGCACTTGTGCTGAATCTGTTTTCACAAACCAACATGGCTACTTCAAGAAGGCTCTTGATCTCAAGAATCAAATTGATCTTTTGTCAATTCTTCAGGGTGCTGAAATCCATCCTGATGGAGGATCTTATAGCTTGGATGACATTAAAAGTGCGATTAAAAGCGCGATTGGATATACTCCTGGTATTCAATGTAATATAGACGAGTCGGGTAATAGCCAGCTATACCAGGTTTATATTTGTGTCGATGGCTCGGGTTCAAATCTCATCGAGTGCCCTGTTTACCCTAGGGGGAAATGTGACTCCAGCATTGAGTTCCCAACATTTTGA
- the LOC132642047 gene encoding intracellular ribonuclease LX, giving the protein MMKPQKSLLIKFFVVQCLLVLCVASQDFDFFYFVQQWPASYCDTRRSCCYPTTGKPDEDFSIHGLWPNYENGKWPQNCDRESSLDESEISDLISTMEKNWPSLACPSSDGVRFWSHEWVKHGTCSGLGERAYFQTALDFKNKSNLLQNLKNAGVHPRNGEHYSVESIKRAIEDGVGHTPFIECNVDSQGNHQVYQVYLCVDSSASNFIDCPVFPHGGRCGSKIEFPPFSSTDHDEF; this is encoded by the exons ATGATGAAACCTCAAAAATCATTGTTGATCAAGTTCTTTGTTGTACAATGTTTGTTAGTTCTTTGTGTTGCGTCACAAGACTTTGATTTCTTCTACTTTGTTCAGCAG TGGCCGGCGTCTTATTGTGATACAAGGCGTAGTTGCTGCTATCCCACCACTGGAAAACCTGATGAAGATTTCAGTATCCATGGTCTATGGCCAAACTATGAAAATGGCAAATGGCCACAAAACTGTGATCGTGAAAGCTCTTTGGATGAATCTGAG ATATCAGATCTAATAAGCACAATGGAAAAGAATTGGCCATCTCTTGCTTGCCCAAGTAGTGATGGTGTAAGATTTTGGAGCCATGAATGGGTAAAACATGGGACTTGTTCAGGTCTTGGCGAACGTGCTTACTTCCAAACTGCTCTTGACTTCAAGAACAAATCTAACCTTCTTCAAAACCTTAAGAATGCAG GGGTTCATCCAAGGAATGGAGAACATTACAGTGTAGAAAGCATTAAAAGGGCGATTGAAGATGGAGTTGGACACACCCCTTTCATAGAGTGTAATGTGGATTCACAAGGGAACCATCAAGTATACCAAGTATATTTGTGTGTGGATTCTTCTGCATCAAATTTCATTGATTGCCCAGTTTTCCCACATGGAGGAAGATGTGGTTCCAAGATTGAATTCCCTCCTTTCTCCTCAACTGACCATGATGAATTTtga